One Bombus fervidus isolate BK054 chromosome 2, iyBomFerv1, whole genome shotgun sequence DNA segment encodes these proteins:
- the LOC139996932 gene encoding deleted in lung and esophageal cancer protein 1-like has product MQLRLIILFRCDDIDTPEEVLVLNVQHGSSVIIRLHGYKDPPILFGTCLKEEILFTYSDTYTEMLNQAWHPEIAMSFDSLESFTLNSSGTLSTWMTEGNNFVSMTFDCKKAFVGEEAYVLIKFKNVGGEGRFFIMSEADWFSMNIIDITDKNSLKLSCFTVWPAYFALNTNEELDFHMYFSPECYGIHVEKLYILCDNCTLLETEIIGDGLIYQPNFIQLNKHLMKLTPLERNIDNQANYYINLSTDTPDGIGQCIIAVSNISEISMHFCWTKRNVQTDMRRIHTKNYFPLELLHINPDQGVLAPTSVHYFTVTAEYKDLQPNYYFAVLQ; this is encoded by the exons ATGCAGCTGCGATTGATCATTCTGTTCCGTTGCGACGATATTGATACACCAGAAGAAGTATTGGTGTTAAACGTTCAACATGGAAGTTCGGTGATTATCCGGCTGCACGGATACAAAGACCCTCCTATTTTGTTCG GAACTTGCCTGAAGGAAGAAATATTGTTCACATATTCGGACACATACACGGAAATGTTGAATCAAGCTTGGCATCCAGAGATAGCAATGTCATTCGATAGTTTAGAA TCTTTTACATTAAATAGCTCTGGAACCTTATCTACCTGGATGACGGAAGGCAATAATTTTGTAAGCATGACTTTCGATTGTAAGAAAGCCTTTGTAGGAGAAGAAGCTTATGTACTTATAAAATTCAAGAACGTCGGCGGAGAGGGCCGGTTTTTCATAATGAGCGAGGCAGACTGGTTCTCTATGAACATTATA gatATCACAGACAAAAATAGTTTAAAATTATCCTGCTTTACCGTGTGGCCTGCGTATTTTGCACTGAACACAAACGAAGAACTGGATTTTCATATGTACTTCTCACCAGAGTGCTATGGAATTCat GTGgaaaaattgtacatattatgCGATAATTGTACCTTGCTGGAAACAGAGATAATCGGTGATGGATTAATATATCAGCCCAATTTCATCCAACttaataaa catttaatgaaattaacaccattggaaagaaatattgataATCAAGCGAATTATTACATAAACCTGAGCACCGATACCCCTGACGGTATCGGGCAATGCATCATTGCTGTAAGCAATATTAG TGAGATCAGCATGCATTTTTGCTGGACGAAACGAAACGTGCAAACTGACATGCGCAGAATACAtacaaagaattattttcccCTAGAACTGCTTCACATTAATCCAGACCAAGGAGTTCTCGCTCCAACTTCCGTTCACTATTTTACTGTAACGGCTGAGTATAAAGATTTACAgccaaattattattttgctgttctACAGTGA
- the Chro gene encoding chromodomain-containing protein chromator isoform X1, whose protein sequence is MEGGDGPSAISSNPTAIKAAQEEMGRLDVLVCGQCHSVFHFIEEFQEHRTKEGACTQISHFRENSNNEQKAQVWAFLLWKDSQIQQEGSDRDSTNSWKLYQKWCKMDTHIRDSWIAAGKTIQTFTKISNAKMQDVPRQNQITTNAEGKPIVVRKVIRNGQPEDDSKKDSKTLEAKNQKSNESFEEIEKKEKPKLRPTIKLKTKSNKAGDDDSSDEEYVVEKILAKRFNPKKRCSEYLLKWEGFGHEHNRWEPAEHVATCKHLLEEFERNLAKKKELKAAQQQATVKAAGRGAHPAQKTIIKTEAKPGPSTAGQVGRPMRSSKSKAMDQVKQWCGSMKDEDNDLLGKRKMDYSESDSEDGGSSAAAKRTKGDTGSDEDWTGESEEEKLLGRSDMIQRAFNRANAQSNGSNRASGSSTDLATSLGLQSPEGAKSNQQPVLVANAKGVVKVDPKQMPNLTSGVYVMSRKDGIIKLDSSPSGKLAVKGSPTTQGVLMVQNRDNTNVVRKQVISASQSNSVTPVKVVSKMDGSQVVTQMKVVSKPVTNKAGGTQKTEPIKIQPKPDPTQLPQIHVVTAVPAPITLQPRISTGIRPGPVTGQRSADGRPLLPRPPLRATTPTSVLGIGSTIRTPVRAPAPKQVQSQQTRQVLQKRTTAVTTQSNSVSPGNVTQVRPKFTVLSPQPKQVVKSGTSPVQQAKQSPKTQVGKPQSLLSPQQKLLMAKRKAQEAAGIIKPGGRGLLAAARVTAGRGRGKLTETPVTATPGNKLKESKLAEGDGLHMEFHEVGSEESSSDVEPELPPPEADTIATTEPDSPPRPFTLCPLTGRIIGPDGEPVEQPAEPEPELESTGTPLSTIKTSTTTSESIDVSATTTTTELVLPSLDSLTEGGGIMRVEMSPGGTTGTIVQTSEPAQINLTNVSVPAPDLPCLDDTAPAVATPATTTTTPLTEATPTSESSIAAGLTTATVTSTNTIAIASTDVKTEEKIPEERKVTEDTSNLVTITGEDGVVYQVAGQAEDGQTLLVTRDADGEQQCVYVTTEQQGDEGSVLTLDHAVAEAVAQLIPDQVNLASQFYVKEGGTEPTENPMVMSIMDNTNTADVTEGQEDGDGHGQVVAQVVQAEEPTPGGTRRVVLLLPDGNLMMTEVTEEQYAALGLGK, encoded by the exons ATGGAGGGTGGCGATGGCCCTTCGGCCATTAGTAGTAATCCTACTGCTATTAAAg cTGCACAAGAAGAGATGGGAAGATTAGATGTTCTTGTGTGTGGACAGTGCCATTcagtttttcattttattgaaGAATTCCAAGAGCATCGTACAAAGGAAGGCGCTTGCACCCAAATTTCACATTTTCGTGAAAATAGTAAT AATGAGCAAAAAGCACAAGTATGGGCTTTCCTTTTATGGAAAGATTCACAAATCCAACAGGAAGGTTCAGATAGGGACTCAACAAATTCATGGAAACTGTATCAAAAATGGTGCAAGATGGATACACACATAAGAGATTCCTGGATTGCAGCTGGGAAAACTATACAAACATTTACGAAAATTAGTAATGCAAAAATGCAGGACGTACCAAGGCAAAATCAAATAACCACTAATGCAGAAG GAAAACCCATAGTAGTCCGTAAAGTAATTAGAAACGGACAACCGGAAGACGATAGTAAAAAGGATAGTAAAACTTTGGAAGCAAAGAATCAAAAAAGTAATGAATCTTTCgaggaaatagaaaagaaagaaaaaccaaAGTTGAGACCGACAATAAAACTCAAG ACTAAATCAAATAAAGCTGGTGATGATGATTCAAGCGATGAAGAGTACGTAGTAGAAAAAATCTTAGCGAAACGATTTAACCCCAAAAAAAGATGTTCAGAATATCTATTAAAATGGGAAGGTTTTGGACA TGAGCATAATAGATGGGAGCCTGCTGAGCATGTAGCTACGTGTAAACATTTGTTAgaagaatttgaaagaaatcttgctaaaaaaaaagaattgaaagCAGCCCAACAGCAAGCTACTGTTAAGGCAGCAGGTCGAGGAGCGCATCCTGCACaaaaaacaattataaaaactGAAGCTAAACCTGGACCAAGCACCGCAGGTCAAGTAGG ACGACCTATGCGATCAAGTAAATCAAAAGCAATGGATCAAGTGAAACAATGGTGCGGTTCCATGAAAGACGAAGACAATGACC TATTAGGGAAAAGAAAGATGGATTATTCCGAGAGTGATTCCGAAGATGGTGGCAGCAGCGCTGCTGCTAAACGGACTAAAGGCGACACAGGTAGTGACGAAGACTGGACTGGAGAGTCTGAAGAGGAAAAATTGTTGGGTCGAAGTGATATGATTCAACGCGCATTTAATCGTGCTAATGCTCAATCAAACGGGTCTAACAGAGCAAGTGGATCGTCTACAGATCTTGCGACTTCATTGGGACTTCAATCTCCCGAAGGAGCAAAATCTAACCAACAACCAGTCTTAGTTGCGAATGCCAAAGGAGTTGTTAAAGTTGACCCGAAGCAAATGCCAAATTTAACATCCGGCGTTTACGTAATGTCACGGAAGGATGGCATCATCAAGTTGGACTCGTCCCCTAGCGGAAAATTAGCTGTAAAAGGTTCGCCAACTACACAAGGTGTTTTGATGGTTCAAAATCGAGATAATACTAACGTAGTAAGGAAACAAGTAATATCCGCATCGCAATCGAATTCTGTAACACCGGTAAAAGTGGTTTCTAAAATGGATGGAAGTCAAGTAGTAACGCAGATGAAAGTAGTTTCTAAGCCTGTTACGAATAAAGCAGGAGGTACACAGAAAACAGAGCCTATAAAGATCCAGCCGAAACCAGATCCGACACAGTTACCGCAGATACATGTCGTGACCGCGGTGCCGGCTCCCATAACTTTGCAGCCAAGAATAAGTACAGGAATACGTCCTGGACCTGTTACAGGCCAACGCAGTGCGGACGGTCGACCTTTGTTACCCAGACCTCCACTGCGTGCGACGACACCAACTAGCGTACTTGGAATCGGGTCAACAATTCGCACACCTGTTAGGGCGCCAGCCCCGAAACAAGTTCAGTCCCAGCAAACACGCCAGGTACTACAAAAACGTACGACGGCTGTAACTACGCAAAGCAACTCGGTGAGTCCTGGAAATGTTACTCAAGTTAGACCAAAGTTTACGGTGCTTAGCCCACAGCCGAAGCAAGTGGTAAAGTCTGGAACTAGTCCAGTGCAACAGGCTAAACAGTCTCCAAAAACACAAGTTGGTAAGCCACAGTCATTATTATCTCCGCAGCAAAAGTTATTAATGGCAAAAAGGAAAGCTCAAGAAGCAGCGGGTATCATTAAACCAGGTGGCCGCGGCCTCCTAGCAGCTGCTCGTGTTACCGCCGGTCGAGGCAGAGGGAAATTGACTGAAACACCAGTGACGGCCACTCCAGGAAATAAACTGAAAGAAAGCAAATTGGCGGAAGGTGATGGACTTCATATGGAGTTCCACGAGGTAGGCTCCGAAGAGAGTAGCAGCGACGTTGAACCAGAGCTTCCACCTCCTGAAGCTGATACCATTGCCACTACGGAGCCTGATAGTCCACCTAGGCCGTTTACTCTTTGTCCATTGACGGGCCGTATCATTGGACCGGATGGTGAACCCGTCGAACAACCGGCTGAACCAGAACCTGAACTTGAATCTACGGGAACTCCGTTGTCCACCATTAAAACCAGTACAACTACATCAGAGAGTATAGACGTCTCCGCTACAACCACTACCACAGAATTGGTTCTACCTTCTCTTGATTCTCTTACAGAGGGTGGTGGAATAATGAGAGTCGAAATGAGTCCCGGTGGAACGACAGGAACCATCGTTCAGACCAGCGAGCCAGCGCAAATCAATTTGACGAATGTATCTGTTCCTGCACCGGATCTTCCTTGTTTGGATGATACAGCTCCTGCCGTGGCCACACCAGCCACAACCACGACAACACCGTTAACAGAAGCGACACCAACCAGTGAATCCTCTATTGCAGCAGGATTAACCACAGCCACTGTTACCTCGACTAACACAATAGCAATTGCGTCTACCGATGTAAAAACTGAAGAAAAAATACCGGAAGAGAGGAAGGTAACCGAAGATACGTCAAACTTGGTAACAATAACTGGAGAGGATGGTGTTGTTTATCAAGTGGCTGGTCAAGCTGAGGATGGTCAGACATTATTGGTAACTCGAGATGCTGATGGCGAACAACAATGTGTGTATGTTACCACAGAGCAACAAGGAGACGAAGGCTCTGTTTTAACGTTAGATCATGCTGTGGCGGAAGCTGTAGCTCAATTAATACCTGATCAAGTAAATCTGGCTTCGCAGTTCTATGTAAAGGAAGGTGGTACAGAACCTACTGAAAATCCAATGGTAATGTCTATCATGGACAACACGAATACGGCGGATGTGACGGAGGGACAAGAAGATGGTGATGGCCATGGCCAAGTTGTAGCTCAAGTCGTACAAGCGGAAGAACCTACTCCAG GTGGAACCAGAAGAGTAGTCTTACTCTTACCTGACGGAAATCTAATGATGACAGAAGTGACGGAAGAGCAGTATGCTGCGCTCGGACTCGGCAAGTGA
- the Ssl1 gene encoding general transcription factor IIH subunit 2 Ssl1: MADEEEEKEYRWETGYEKTWEAIKEDDHGLLEASVADIIHNAKRKRQMEKKVGARLGMMRHLYVILDASESMSLQDLKPTRFLCSLKLLEDFIEEFFYQNPISQLGVIITRNKRAEKVSELAGNSKKHVKEVQSMQQIAPVGEPSLQNSIELALKSLRLLPSHASKEILIIVGALTTCDPGDINETIQNMKIDSVRCSVIGLAAELYICKRMATATGGEHGVALDDKHYKEQLNMHIDPPPAATRLDAALVKMGFPHHALHSSANDSAMAVCMCHAESSDESVKLLSTGYLCPQCLSKHCELPVECRACGLTLVSAPHLARSYHYLFPVESFKEVVFSGTPSTCYGCQKILSQKDKKVYICNKCNETFCLDCEIFIHESLHTCPGCATNPDTYQKSTDRN; this comes from the exons atggctgatgaagaagaagagaaagagtaTAGATGGGAGACTGGTTATGAAAAGACATg GGAAGCAATCAAAGAAGATGATCATGGATTGTTGGAAGCATCAGTTGCAGATATTATTCACAATGCCAAAAGAAAACGTCAAATGGAAAAGAAGGTTGGTGCCAGATTAGGGATGATGAGGCATCTTTATGTAATTCTTGATGCTTCTGAATCAATGTCACTTCAAGATTTGAAACCAACTCGTTTTCTATGTTCCTTGAAG ttGTTAGAAGATTTTATTGAAGAATTCTTTTATCAAAATCCTATAAGTCAGTTAGGAGTAATTATCACAAGGAATAAGAGAGCAGAAAAAGTAAGCGAATTAGCTGGAAATTCTAAAAAACATGTGAAG gAAGTACAAAGTATGCAACAAATTGCACCAGTAGGTGAACCTTCATTGCAAAACTCCATAGAGTTAGCTTTGAAGTCATTACGTCTCCTACCATCACATGCTAGCAAAGAAATACTTATAATAGTAGGAGCACTTACAACATGTGATCCAGGAGATATCAATGAAACTATACaa AACATGAAGATAGATTCTGTCAGGTGCAGTGTGATAGGTTTGGCTGCTGAactatatatttgtaaaagaatGGCAACAGCAACTGGTGGAGAGCATGGTGTTGCATTGGATGATAAACATTACAAGGAACAGTTAAATATGCACATAGATCCTCCTCCAGCTGCAACTAGGTTAGATGCTGCTCTTGTAAAAATGGGCTTCCCTCATCATGCATTACATTCTTCTGCAAATGATTCAGCTATGGCAGTATGCATgtg tCATGCAGAAAGTTCAGATGAATCTGTTAAACTTCTTAGTACAGGATATCTCTGTCCTCAGTGTTTGAGCAAACATTGTGAACTTCCAGTAGAATGTAGAGCATGTGGATTAACATTGGTGTCTGCTCCACATTTAGCACGGTCCTATCATTATTTATTCCCTGTTGAATCTTTTAAGGAAGTTGTATTCAGTGGAACTCCTTCAACTTGTTATGGTTGTCAGAAGATATTGTCTCAAAAAGACAAGAAG GTATacatttgtaataaatgtaatgaaacattttgtttagactgtgaaatatttattcatgaaTCTTTACATACATGTCCTGGCTGTGCTACCAATCCAGATACATATCAAAAGTCCAcagatagaaattaa
- the Chro gene encoding chromodomain-containing protein chromator isoform X2 codes for MEGGDGPSAISSNPTAIKAAQEEMGRLDVLVCGQCHSVFHFIEEFQEHRTKEGACTQISHFRENSNNEQKAQVWAFLLWKDSQIQQEGSDRDSTNSWKLYQKWCKMDTHIRDSWIAAGKTIQTFTKISNAKMQDVPRQNQITTNAEGKPIVVRKVIRNGQPEDDSKKDSKTLEAKNQKSNESFEEIEKKEKPKLRPTIKLKTKSNKAGDDDSSDEEYVVEKILAKRFNPKKRCSEYLLKWEGFGHEHNRWEPAEHVATCKHLLEEFERNLAKKKELKAAQQQATVKAAGRGAHPAQKTIIKTEAKPGPSTAGQVGRPMRSSKSKAMDQVKQWCGSMKDEDNDLLGKRKMDYSESDSEDGGSSAAAKRTKGDTGSDEDWTGESEEEKLLGRSDMIQRAFNRANAQSNGSNRASGSSTDLATSLGLQSPEGAKSNQQPVLVANAKGVVKVDPKQMPNLTSGVYVMSRKDGIIKLDSSPSGKLAVKGSPTTQGVLMVQNRDNTNVVRKQVISASQSNSVTPVKVVSKMDGSQVVTQMKVVSKPVTNKAGGTQKTEPIKIQPKPDPTQLPQIHVVTAVPAPITLQPRISTGIRPGPVTGQRSADGRPLLPRPPLRATTPTSVLGIGSTIRTPVRAPAPKQVQSQQTRQVLQKRTTAVTTQSNSVSPGNVTQVRPKFTVLSPQPKQVVKSGTSPVQQAKQSPKTQVGGRGLLAAARVTAGRGRGKLTETPVTATPGNKLKESKLAEGDGLHMEFHEVGSEESSSDVEPELPPPEADTIATTEPDSPPRPFTLCPLTGRIIGPDGEPVEQPAEPEPELESTGTPLSTIKTSTTTSESIDVSATTTTTELVLPSLDSLTEGGGIMRVEMSPGGTTGTIVQTSEPAQINLTNVSVPAPDLPCLDDTAPAVATPATTTTTPLTEATPTSESSIAAGLTTATVTSTNTIAIASTDVKTEEKIPEERKVTEDTSNLVTITGEDGVVYQVAGQAEDGQTLLVTRDADGEQQCVYVTTEQQGDEGSVLTLDHAVAEAVAQLIPDQVNLASQFYVKEGGTEPTENPMVMSIMDNTNTADVTEGQEDGDGHGQVVAQVVQAEEPTPGGTRRVVLLLPDGNLMMTEVTEEQYAALGLGK; via the exons ATGGAGGGTGGCGATGGCCCTTCGGCCATTAGTAGTAATCCTACTGCTATTAAAg cTGCACAAGAAGAGATGGGAAGATTAGATGTTCTTGTGTGTGGACAGTGCCATTcagtttttcattttattgaaGAATTCCAAGAGCATCGTACAAAGGAAGGCGCTTGCACCCAAATTTCACATTTTCGTGAAAATAGTAAT AATGAGCAAAAAGCACAAGTATGGGCTTTCCTTTTATGGAAAGATTCACAAATCCAACAGGAAGGTTCAGATAGGGACTCAACAAATTCATGGAAACTGTATCAAAAATGGTGCAAGATGGATACACACATAAGAGATTCCTGGATTGCAGCTGGGAAAACTATACAAACATTTACGAAAATTAGTAATGCAAAAATGCAGGACGTACCAAGGCAAAATCAAATAACCACTAATGCAGAAG GAAAACCCATAGTAGTCCGTAAAGTAATTAGAAACGGACAACCGGAAGACGATAGTAAAAAGGATAGTAAAACTTTGGAAGCAAAGAATCAAAAAAGTAATGAATCTTTCgaggaaatagaaaagaaagaaaaaccaaAGTTGAGACCGACAATAAAACTCAAG ACTAAATCAAATAAAGCTGGTGATGATGATTCAAGCGATGAAGAGTACGTAGTAGAAAAAATCTTAGCGAAACGATTTAACCCCAAAAAAAGATGTTCAGAATATCTATTAAAATGGGAAGGTTTTGGACA TGAGCATAATAGATGGGAGCCTGCTGAGCATGTAGCTACGTGTAAACATTTGTTAgaagaatttgaaagaaatcttgctaaaaaaaaagaattgaaagCAGCCCAACAGCAAGCTACTGTTAAGGCAGCAGGTCGAGGAGCGCATCCTGCACaaaaaacaattataaaaactGAAGCTAAACCTGGACCAAGCACCGCAGGTCAAGTAGG ACGACCTATGCGATCAAGTAAATCAAAAGCAATGGATCAAGTGAAACAATGGTGCGGTTCCATGAAAGACGAAGACAATGACC TATTAGGGAAAAGAAAGATGGATTATTCCGAGAGTGATTCCGAAGATGGTGGCAGCAGCGCTGCTGCTAAACGGACTAAAGGCGACACAGGTAGTGACGAAGACTGGACTGGAGAGTCTGAAGAGGAAAAATTGTTGGGTCGAAGTGATATGATTCAACGCGCATTTAATCGTGCTAATGCTCAATCAAACGGGTCTAACAGAGCAAGTGGATCGTCTACAGATCTTGCGACTTCATTGGGACTTCAATCTCCCGAAGGAGCAAAATCTAACCAACAACCAGTCTTAGTTGCGAATGCCAAAGGAGTTGTTAAAGTTGACCCGAAGCAAATGCCAAATTTAACATCCGGCGTTTACGTAATGTCACGGAAGGATGGCATCATCAAGTTGGACTCGTCCCCTAGCGGAAAATTAGCTGTAAAAGGTTCGCCAACTACACAAGGTGTTTTGATGGTTCAAAATCGAGATAATACTAACGTAGTAAGGAAACAAGTAATATCCGCATCGCAATCGAATTCTGTAACACCGGTAAAAGTGGTTTCTAAAATGGATGGAAGTCAAGTAGTAACGCAGATGAAAGTAGTTTCTAAGCCTGTTACGAATAAAGCAGGAGGTACACAGAAAACAGAGCCTATAAAGATCCAGCCGAAACCAGATCCGACACAGTTACCGCAGATACATGTCGTGACCGCGGTGCCGGCTCCCATAACTTTGCAGCCAAGAATAAGTACAGGAATACGTCCTGGACCTGTTACAGGCCAACGCAGTGCGGACGGTCGACCTTTGTTACCCAGACCTCCACTGCGTGCGACGACACCAACTAGCGTACTTGGAATCGGGTCAACAATTCGCACACCTGTTAGGGCGCCAGCCCCGAAACAAGTTCAGTCCCAGCAAACACGCCAGGTACTACAAAAACGTACGACGGCTGTAACTACGCAAAGCAACTCGGTGAGTCCTGGAAATGTTACTCAAGTTAGACCAAAGTTTACGGTGCTTAGCCCACAGCCGAAGCAAGTGGTAAAGTCTGGAACTAGTCCAGTGCAACAGGCTAAACAGTCTCCAAAAACACAAGTTG GTGGCCGCGGCCTCCTAGCAGCTGCTCGTGTTACCGCCGGTCGAGGCAGAGGGAAATTGACTGAAACACCAGTGACGGCCACTCCAGGAAATAAACTGAAAGAAAGCAAATTGGCGGAAGGTGATGGACTTCATATGGAGTTCCACGAGGTAGGCTCCGAAGAGAGTAGCAGCGACGTTGAACCAGAGCTTCCACCTCCTGAAGCTGATACCATTGCCACTACGGAGCCTGATAGTCCACCTAGGCCGTTTACTCTTTGTCCATTGACGGGCCGTATCATTGGACCGGATGGTGAACCCGTCGAACAACCGGCTGAACCAGAACCTGAACTTGAATCTACGGGAACTCCGTTGTCCACCATTAAAACCAGTACAACTACATCAGAGAGTATAGACGTCTCCGCTACAACCACTACCACAGAATTGGTTCTACCTTCTCTTGATTCTCTTACAGAGGGTGGTGGAATAATGAGAGTCGAAATGAGTCCCGGTGGAACGACAGGAACCATCGTTCAGACCAGCGAGCCAGCGCAAATCAATTTGACGAATGTATCTGTTCCTGCACCGGATCTTCCTTGTTTGGATGATACAGCTCCTGCCGTGGCCACACCAGCCACAACCACGACAACACCGTTAACAGAAGCGACACCAACCAGTGAATCCTCTATTGCAGCAGGATTAACCACAGCCACTGTTACCTCGACTAACACAATAGCAATTGCGTCTACCGATGTAAAAACTGAAGAAAAAATACCGGAAGAGAGGAAGGTAACCGAAGATACGTCAAACTTGGTAACAATAACTGGAGAGGATGGTGTTGTTTATCAAGTGGCTGGTCAAGCTGAGGATGGTCAGACATTATTGGTAACTCGAGATGCTGATGGCGAACAACAATGTGTGTATGTTACCACAGAGCAACAAGGAGACGAAGGCTCTGTTTTAACGTTAGATCATGCTGTGGCGGAAGCTGTAGCTCAATTAATACCTGATCAAGTAAATCTGGCTTCGCAGTTCTATGTAAAGGAAGGTGGTACAGAACCTACTGAAAATCCAATGGTAATGTCTATCATGGACAACACGAATACGGCGGATGTGACGGAGGGACAAGAAGATGGTGATGGCCATGGCCAAGTTGTAGCTCAAGTCGTACAAGCGGAAGAACCTACTCCAG GTGGAACCAGAAGAGTAGTCTTACTCTTACCTGACGGAAATCTAATGATGACAGAAGTGACGGAAGAGCAGTATGCTGCGCTCGGACTCGGCAAGTGA
- the LOC139996955 gene encoding uncharacterized protein produces MSLIQMEDNDSKTYTQSVQRRLENMVQYRNDNWKMSYGFINTTQKDVVLQQKSTYLLCTYKNRLQNACPADIKLLKRSVQEDLKSKHDELKSKDVDFEECEADLDIHHSELTIDPPKVKIWDEYRKLIELSRQKPKSKLKRSLIHVTSLPKLDVNKYIYILNNG; encoded by the exons atgaGTCTTATCCAGATGGAAGATAATGATAGTAAAACATATACTCAATCTGTCCAAAGAAGACTTGAAAATATGGTACAATACAGAAATGATAATTGGAAAATGTCATATGGTTTTATTAATACTACTCAAAAAGACGTGGTTTTGCAACAAAAATCGACCTATCTACTCTGC ACCTACAAAAATAGGTTACAAAATGCTTGTCCAGCTGACATTAAACTGCTGAAACGTAGCGTTCAGGAAGACTTAAAATCTAAACATGACGAGTTAAAATCTAAAGATGTTGATTTTGAAGAATGTGAAGCAGATTTAG ACATACATCATAGTGAGTTAACAATAGATCCACCAAAAGTGAAGATTTGGGACGAATACAGGAAACTGATAGAATTATCAAGACAAAAACCAAAATCAAAACTTAAACGATCATTGATACACGTGACATCGTTACCAAAACTTGATGTCAATaagtatatctatatattaaataacggTTAA